DNA from Bacteroidetes bacterium SB0662_bin_6:
CAGGCGCCGGTGAGCCCCTCCGGCTCGTGGCGGCTGCCCACCCGATAGGTAATCATGAATGTTGCGACGGGGGCCGTGGCATCCTGAAGCAATAGTGTCTGCAAGCCGTTGTCCTCCAGACGATATGCCTCAACGCCTCCCGACGCCTCCTCGAATACAAAGCCTTTTGGTGTGTTCATCAATGTGCGTCGAGCCAATTATCGCCTGTATCCATATGTACCTCAATGGGCACATCGAGCGAGAGCGCCGATTCCATTTCCTGGCGGACTATTGCCTGTACCGTATCGATTTCCTCCGGCGGCATTTCGAGGACGAGTTCATCATGCACCTGCAACAACATACGCGCCGCGAGTCCTTCCTGCTTCAACCGGCGGGCTATATGCACCATGGCGATCTTGATCATATCGGCCTGTGATCCCTGGATCGGCATGTTCACGGCCACACGCTCGGAAAAAGATCGCTGGGTTCGATTGCGCGAATTGATATTCGGCACAAAACGCCGGCGCCCGAGGATCGTTCGTACGTATCCTCTTTCCCGGGCCTCTTCTACCACCCTGTTGATATGGGCGGTGACCGCGGGATACGTTTTCAGATAGCTGTCGATCAATTCCTGGGCTTCTCCGACCTGGCATCGCAGCCGCTGGGCCAGACCCCATGCGGAAATGCCATAAGGAATGCCGTAATTCACCTCTTTCGCCTTACGCCGCTGATCTTCATGTACTTCTTCAGGTGAAACGTTGTATATCATTGCCGCTACGGCTCTATGTATGTCCTTCTTTTGCCGAAATGCTTCGCTGAGCGCTTTGTCTCCACTCATGGAAGCCAGAATACGGAGTTCAATCTGTACGTAGTCTGACGAAAGCAGCTTCCACCCCTTTTGAGCGACAAACGCCTTGCGGATCTCCCTGCCCTTGTCCGTCCGGATGGGAATATTCTGCAGGTTCGGCCCCGCCGAGGAGAGCCTTCCCGTGGCGGCCACCGTCTGGTTGTAATTGGTGTGAATGCGGCCGGTGTCAGGATGGATCAACTTGCCAAGACTATCGACATAGGTGCTTTTCAACTTGGAAAACTTGCGCCATTCGAGAATCAGTGCCGGCAGGGGATGCCTCGCTGCAAGGGTTTCCAGTACATCTTCTTTCGTGGAAGGGGCGCCTGTGGACGTTCTTGCCACGATCGGCAGGTCCAACTTCCCAAACAGGATGCGGCCGAGCTGCTGCGTGGAACCGATATTGAAGGTTTCGTCCGCCTCTCTGTAGACCTTCTCCTCCAGATCACGAATGTGCGCGCCCATCTCCTCGGAGAGCGCCGCGAGCATATCCGGATCGACCCGGATACCGGTGATTTCCATGTCCGCCAGCACGCGCAGAAGAGGAAACTCAATCCGTTCCGCAATTTCCAGCAAGTCGTCTTCCTTCAGTCCCGCGGCGAGCGTATCCGCCAAACGCAGGGTGATGTCTGCATCTTCGCAGGCGTATGGGCAGATCTTGTCCGGAGACACATCCCGCATCGACAGCTGATTCTTTCCTGTCCCGATGAGGTCCTCGATCGGAATGGTTTTGTAGTGCAGGAATTTCAGCGCCAGCGAATCGAGGCCGTGCGGTTCTTCGGGGGACAACAGGTAATGCGCCACCATGGTATCGAAAAACGGACCTTTCGTGCGTATTCCGTGCCGCTCCAGCGTGATGACGTCATACTTGACGTTCTGGCCGATTTTGAGCGCATTGCCGCGGAGGACCGGTTCAAGCACGGCAAGGATATCGGCTGTGGGCGTTCCATCCGGCAAGGGCGTCGGGATGTAGCAGGCTTTTCCTGCTTCTTGCGCAAAAGAAATACCCACCAGCGACGCCCACATCGGATCGACCGAGGTGGTTTCCGTGTCGAAAGCAAACCGGTCCGCTGCCTGCAAGGCTTCAACGACCGCCTGCAAGGCTTCCCTGTCGCTTATGAGACGGTAGGTCACCGTTTGCGGATCGTACGATACGAGATCAGTGGAATCGGCCGGCTCCCCGGAAAAGAATGCGGGACGCGGCGGTTCCTCCCCCGGTGTTTCCGCAACAGGCGCCACGGCTTGCTGCTCCTCTCCGGTCTGCATAGGCTCTTCTCCAATCTGTGCAAACGCTCCGGCCTTCACTTTCCGGAAAAGGGTATTGAACTGGAGATCGTTGAACAGGGAAAGCAGTGCTTCACGGTTTGGGTGAGAGCGCACGAGCTGGGCCGGCGTTACGTCAAGCGCCACGTCCGTCTTGATCGTAACCAGCTGTTTGCTGAGCAGGGCGTCTTCCCGGTGTGCGAGCAAGCCTTCGCGAGCGCGCTTCCCTTTCACTTCCGCCGCATGCTCAAGAAGTTCTTCCAGAGAGCCATACTCCCGAATCAATGTCCCCGCCGTTTTTTCGCCAATTCCCTGTACTCCCGGCACGTTGTCGCTGGCGTCTCCCATCAGTGCGAGCAGGTCAATGAACCGGATCGGCGGGAGGCCGTATTTTTCCTGAAACGTATCCACCGTGACAGGTTCGAAGGCTTCTCCCCGGCGAGCGGGGCGGAACATGGAGACGCGCTCGCCGAGAAGTTGCTGAAAATCCTTATCGGGAGACACAATCACCACATCGGTTCCTTCTTTGGCCGCCTGATGCGCCAGGGTGCCGATGACATCGTCGGCTTCCACTCCGGGGACCTCGAGCACAGCCACGCCGGCAGCTTCCACAATATCCTTGATGCAGGGAAGCGCTTCGGCAAGATCTTCAGGGATCGGACTCCGGTTTGCCTTGTATTCTTCGAACAGTTCGTCGCGGAACGTGCCTGCTCCCGGACCTACGACATCGAAAACCACCGCCATATGGGTGATTCCGTGATCTTCGATCAGTTTCAGCAGGGTATTGGTAAAGCCGTATGCCGCTGAGGTGTTTTGGCCGCGTGAATTTATCAGCGGCCTGCTGATGAACGCAAAGTGGGCGCGATAGGCCAGCGCCATAGCGTCAAGCAGATACAACGGGCTATCTTTTTTCGGGGCGTTCGCCTTGTCTTCCTGAGCCATATCAAGCTCCTTGCTATGTTGCCTGGAGAGCGCCTGTCCCCGAAACCGCGCCGGACGCGTACTGTATAAAGCCCGGCGCTGCATTTCGTTCTTCGCCCATCCATTCCCTGCGCCTTTCGTGGATCCGCACACCCTCCGAACACATCATAAACACGTCCCCCGATCCGTGCTGGTTACCGGGGGAGCCGGATTCATCGGATCCAATTTTCTGCTCAGGATGGCGCCGCGCTATCCCAAGGTACGGTTCGTGAACCTCGATTCCCTGACGTACGCAGGCAACCTTATGAATCTTGCGCCGATCGAGAAGGCGGAAAACTACTTTTTTGTGCACGGGGACATCTCCGACCGGAATATAGTCCGTAGCCTGTTCAAGGAGCATGCGTTTTCTACCGTAGTGCACTTTGCTGCGGAGAGTCATGTAGACCGTTCCGTTCAGGCCCCCCTGTCCTTTGTGGAGACCAATGTGCTGGGTACGGCCACCCTGCTGGAAGAGGCCCGGGCCACTTGGAACCCCGACGAGTTCGAAACCGGACGCTATCGTTTCCATCATGTCTCGACCGATGAAGTATACGGAAGCCTTGGTTCCGAAGGCCTCTTTTCCGAAACGACGCCGTACGACCCACGGTCTCCCTATTCGGCTTCGAAAGCTGCTGCTGATCATTTTGTGCGCGCCTGGAGGCAAACGTATGGCCTGCCGGTGGTCGTTTCGAACTGTTCAAACAATTACGGCCCCCGACAATTCCCGGAGAAACTCGTGCCGCTTGTTATTGTCCGGGCCATGAAAGAGAACGAGATTCCAATCTACGGCAAGGGAGAAAACATTCGCGACTGGCTTTTCGTGGAGGATCATTGCGAAGCCCTCGAAACCATTCTCCTTTCGGGCGCCGACGGGGAAACCTACGGCGTAGGCGGCGAAACCTGCCGTACGAATCTCGAGCTCGTGCATATAGTGCTGGATAGAATCGACCGGGCACTGAATCGGCCGGAAGGCACGTCCCGGGCACTCGTCTCTTTCGTAAAAGATCGTCCCGGCCATGATTACCGGTATGCCATGGACACCTCGAAGGTGCGAGGCGAACTCGGTTGGCGTCCCCGGCACGATCTTCTGCAGGGGATCGATACCACCATTGCATGGTATCTGGAGAATGAGGAATGGCTAAAGGCCGTGCTCGACGAATCCTGGCGCAGATGGTATAACGAGCAGTATGTGGCCCGCACATAATCCATCCTGGTATATATCCTGATTACATGCCCGCAGATCAACCTATGAAAGGCGTTCTTTTAGCCGGCGGGCTGGGAAGCCGTTTGTATCCGCTGACCAGGATCACCAACAAGCATTTGCTTCCGGTAGGCCGCTATCCGATGATTTTCCACCCCCTGGTGCGGATGCGCCGGGCGGGTATTCGGGAAGTGGCCGTGGTTACAAGCCCTGAACATATGGGAGATGTGGTGAACCTCCTGGGAAGCGGGCGTGATCTCGGGCTTGACCTGACCTTTCGCGTACAGGATGAACCCGGTGGCATTGCACAGGCCCTTGCGCTTTGTGCGTCGTTCACGGCGGGCGATCCCCTGCTTGTTATTCTTGGAGACAACATCCTCGGAGAGGATATTGGCGATCAGGTGACCGCATTTCGGCAGCAATTGGCGACCGAGGGATCAGGAGCCCGGGTACTACTCAAAGAAGTGCCCGACCCGGAGCGCTATGGCGTCCCTCGTTTCGAAGGGGACCGGATTGTCGAGATTATCGAAAAACCCTCCACCCCTCCAAGCAACTATTGTGTGACCGGCCTCTATTTTTACGATGCCGGAGTATTTGATATCATTGCAGGATTGTCTCCAAGCGCACGTGGAGAATACGAAATAAGCGACGTGAGCAATGCCTACATCCGGGAAGGTCGGCTTTCCTGGGGTGTGCTGAAAAGCTGGTGGGGGGATGCAGGCACGATGGATGGGTGGCACGAGGCGAATGCGTTGGCCCGTGACCTCGTTTACGAAGAACTTCTATCCTTGAATACGCAGTGAGTACAGCATTTCCTGATTGGAAAAAGGGTGAAATAAGCGGCTGCGAGATCCATCCGCTCCGATTTTACGAAGACGATCGGGGCTGGCTGGCTGAGTTCTTTCGATGCGACGAACTGCCTGAAGCGGTGCATCCCCGGATGGGGTACGTTTCCCTGACGCATCCTGGGGTGGCCCGCGGGCCCCACGAGCATGTGGCGCAAACGGATCTGTTTCTTTTTTTTAGCGGCGCCTTCCGGCTGTATCTGTGGGATACACGTCCCGGTTCCCCCTCTTTCGGGTACCGTTTCCGGGAAGAATTCGGTGTGGCCCGCCCTGCGGCGATTCTCGTTCCACCCGGGGTTGTGCACGCCTATCGTAACGTGGGTGCGGAAGATGCCTTGATCGTGAATTGTCCGAACCGGCTCTATGCAGGTGAGGGCAAATGCGAACCGGTGGACGAAATCCGGTATGAGGACCAGCCGGACTCACCGTTTTCGATGGATTGAAAAAAGCAAAGAGCGAAAGGAGCACATTGAATCACCCGGGGTGAGGCAATATGCGGGCGTTTTTTGCGTTCACGGAGTGGCTGGTTATATTATGGCCCTGTATTTTTCCCGCGCTGTGTAATCTATGAAAAGAGTTTTCCCCTCCTGCCAATCCCATGACTGAACTCAAGGTTGAATTAACGCCAGTTACCCGCCTAGACGTCATCAACGTGCAGCAATGTGTCCGCGAGTGCCACGGGGATGTCCTGGACGAATATGATCAGGTCCTCTACTGTTCCCATCATACCACGGGTGGATATATCGATCAGGGACTGGCGCAGCGACTGAATCACAGCCTGGATTCCATACACGCTTTTCTGCGCACATTTCAGAAGCTTTTTCCGCCAGGGAGAAGCTATCAGCATGACAATATGTCCCTGCGCATGGAATTAACGGAAGAAGAACGGGAAAATGAGCCCCCCAACGCCGATTCGCATCTCAGCTTTATCAGCTCCGGTCTCCAAACGTGCGTATCCTATCACAACGAGCGGGACCAGCCCGTTTACTTTGTAGATCTGGATGGAGTGAATCACAAAAATCAGAGGCGACACCGGTTGTCTACCATTGTTGGCTTCAACAAGGATCGTTTTGTCGACCGGTTCGAACTCGAGGTGCCAACCTCTGATCAGGATATTGACTCGATTGATCTGAATAGCGAGCAAGTGGGTCTTTTCGAAAAATCCCAGGAGCTCATTCGTCAGCATGGAATTGAAAAAGGATGGATAGAATTCGAGTTGAATCCCAACCAGCCCGGAGCGGGACTCACAGTCAATGAGTACGAAACGCTATTGATTCAGCATGATCTTGCTTCGGTATTGAAAAACCCGCTGCAATATGCGGCAGCAGGCGGGCAGTATCTTTTCCGTAATCCGTTGGCCATCCCCGGTAAAGCCTGGCAATATGTCAAGTACGACTTCGTTCGGATGGTAAACAGAACCCTTAACGTTCCCGGGTTCAGTAAATTGTTTACCGACCGGACCGTCAGCCGGCTATTCACTTCGCCTGCATCGCACTTTCTGGGCATGAAGCGATCCATTCGTTTTCTGGTAGTATGTAGCGGTTCTTCAAATGGATGCGGGTCCATTTTGCAGGGAAGATACCAAAGCCCCATTCTTGTCCAGTGGAAGAAAGCGATGCGTGGGAGCCGCACCGTGACCGCCACGCTCAGAGAGTGTATCTAAGGCCTGTTACCACTATGCAGCGGTGCTCTGCGGGGCCTGTTTTCCTGCCAAGCCAGGCGCCGCGAGCGCAGTGTGGCCCAGTCAGGGTCGTATCCGGGACGGTATCCTTCAGATGAGCGACCGGGACTGCCCCCCGTCCACATTGAGACAGACGCCTGTTACCAGACTCGCCCGCTCCGAAACAAGAAAGGCTGCCACGTCTGCTACCTCCTCGGCCTTTCCGAAGCGTCCTACAGGAAGGTTTTGCGCCACGAATGCCTTCATCTGTTCCGGTTGTTCGCGGACGCGCCGGTCCCAGCTTCCCCCCGGAAACCGGATGGATCCCGGTGCTATACTGTTCACGCGAATGCCGGCCGGGGCGAGTTCGAGCGCCATGATTTTTGCCGTGCTTATCAGGGCGGACTTCGTGGCATTGTAAATGGAGAGACCGGCTCCCCCTGCTTCCCTCCCGAAAATCGATGCCACAAAAAGAATGGCCCCTCCCCCTGCGGCCTTCATATGCGGCGCCACAGCGCGCCCCGATCGCACATGTGCCCTGAGATTGAGGTCGAGCACGGTTTCCCAGTCGTCGTCTGTAGTGTCCTCGAATGGTTTCCGGCGGTTCCCCCCCACATTACTCACTAAAATATCCACCTGCCCGAACCGTTCGACGGTCCGGTCGACAATTTTTTGCGGCGCGTCCTTTTCGGAAAGATCTGCCTCCAGGGCCAGCACCGATGCTCCTCCCTTTTCAATTTCTTCCGCTGTTTCCCTAAGGCGCTCCCCGCCGCGGGCGCATATGGTGAGGCGGCATCCTTCTGCCGCAAGGCGTTTTGCAATGTATTTCCCTATGCCACGGCTCGATCCCGTAACGATTGCAACCTTGTTTCCTAATTCGAGGTCCATTTGGTCAAGTGATTTTGAGGTTACTGCAGGAATTCTTTGCGTGAGGAAACCCCCTTTCTTTTCGAACAGAGTTTAATGAAGCAATACGAAACGCTGCGTCGTCGTACCTGACGGGGTAGTTAGGCGGCACAAGTAGATGCCGCTTGCCCACTGATCCGCCGTTAGTGCTGTTCGGTGGGTACCAGGTGCCCGTTCCTCGTCGAGCAAAGTGGCTATACGCCGTCCCAGCATATCGAAGATTTCCAGCGTAACCCGCTCCGACTCAGGCAGTGAAAACGTGATCGTTGCGTGCTGCTGCAGCGGATTGGGATGAATCGACGCGAGGAGCGGTTGCTGAGGCAGTTCATCATCCTCGATCGATGTTATTATGGAGGCAGGGGTCAGCACGCGCGCGGGCACGACAGCTTTGCGTGTGGAGGCACTGCTCCAAAGCAAATGCGCCTGGGCCAATCCGCGATTCTTGAAATACTCCATCCGAACGGCGTAGTCCCGTTGGGCTTCCAACTGAAGAGGCGAACTGCTTGCCTCGGTAGCGGCCTGATTCCGCCACTGGTCAATGACGAGCATGTCATCAATCCACAGGCGGACCCCATCCCTGTTGCCGGTAGCGGTGTAGAACGTATACGCCTCGTCGTGTTGGGCCTCGATGAAACCTGTCCATTGTACGCTGAATGTGTCGCTGCCCAGGTTTGCCAACGGTGCGTCACCGGCCCAATTGAAGTTAATCTGTGCATCGACGCGCTCGGTAGGCTGACCGGTAAAATCGATTGTGTCGTAGTACATCGCATGGAGTCCTTCCGGTTCTCCAGGGTCCAGCGCTATCCCGGGCCCATGGAAATCCATCCAGTTGATATTGAAAAGGCCGTCGTCGCCCGGATTGTTTTTGAAAACAAGGAAAAGCTCATGGGTCCCGCCCGGATCGGTGAGCGCCGCCGTTACGTCACGGTAGAGCTGCCACTCCCCCGTGCGCTCTACGTGCGCCGTACCGATAAGCGGTCCATCAGGGGTATCGGTGCGTATTTCGATGCGGCCGCCGGGCCCCGCCGAGGCAACACGGAAGGTGACAAATCCGATATTACTCAGGTTGACAGGCGACCAGGAGACATAATCGCCGTGTTCGATGTAGCCAATGTTTTGTCCCCCGCCCAGCACATCACCAGTTCTTTCGAGTTGGACGCCATTATTCGTCGTGAAGTGCTCGGCCTCGAGGCGTTTGGGATGCAGGATATGCTGCGACCGTGCTGTCAGCGTGCCCGCGTCGCCTACCCCGCTGTCGGTGTAGCTGGCCTCGACGATATAAAACAGGTTATCGGCAGGGCCGCCGTGGGCGTCGATGATCGTCATTACGCCCTCACAGGCATTGAATTGATCAAGCGGATGACTGTGATCGTTGTGGCCGACGAAAGGTTGGAAGATCATCTCGTCGCAACCGAGGCTGCCATCTGCGGTGGAGCCGTCCTCCGCGTCGTTCACGCTGAAGGCAAACGCCACCTGATCGCCCCAGTCAAAGAAGCCGCCGTCGACAGGGTTCGTGAGTGTAATTGCGGGCTGTGTATTACCTGCGATGATGTCAACCGATGCCGTCGCCTTATTATCGGTGGCGTCGGTAACCGTTAACTGTGCGGTAAATATGCCTGCCGCGTTGTAGGTGTAGGTGGGATTCGGGTCCGTGGTGTCCTCCGTACCGTCGCCGTCGAGATCCCAGGAGAATGTGAGTCTGTCGCCCGGATCGGGATCAAAGGAATCCTGGCTGGAGAATTGGACGGTTAGCGGCACCGGCCCGGAAGTCGGCTCGGCGCCGAGAATGGCCACCGGAGCGCGTGCACCGCGCACGTAGTTGATACGTACGAGCTTCGAATCGTCGTTGCCGCCGCCAAGGCCTGTACCCCACTCCAGCAGGTAAAGCGACCCCTCCGGTCCGGCTTTCATGGTTATAGGCCGCAACAGTTCGATATCTGCTGCAAAGGGATTGATGACAAGTATGTCGCCGTTGTCGTCGAGCTTCACCTCACGGATCCAGTTCCGGGACCATTCAAAAATAAAGACCGTGTCGTCGTAGTAAGCAGGAAGCTTGGTTTTGGAATCAAGGTCGGGGTCGAAATGATACACCGGGCCGGACATCGCCGCTCGCCCGCCAGAACCAAGGACCGGAAAGGTGGATGAGGGACCGTAGGGATACCAGATCCACGCCGGCTTCGCAGGCGGCAGATTGACCCTGCCTGTGTTGTTGGGTGAGTTGTTGACGGGAGCACTGCAGTTGAACGGTGCGCCGGATGTTTCGGTGGCGAAGTCGTAATCCACGTAGGCCTGGTTCTTGCCAATGCAATAAGGCCAGCCATAGTTACCGGCCGTGCGAGCCCGATTCCACTCATCGAGTCCTTCCGGCCCCCGGTTCGATAGCGCCGCACCAGCGTCAGGGCCTATGTCGCCCCAATAGAGCCAGTTGGTCTCCGTGTCGAAAGCGATGCGAAAAGGGTTGCGCAAACCCATCACGTAGATTTCGGGGCGTCCCGCCGTACCGTCGGCCGGGAAAAGATTGCGGGAAGGGATCGTGTAGCTGCCGTCGGGCTGTGGAGTGATACGTAGTATCTTGCCTCGCAGGTCGTTTGCATTGGCCGATGTTCCCTGCGCATCCCACGGCGCTCGGCCGGACCGTTCGTCGATCGGCGCGAATCCGTCCGACTCGAAAGGGTTCGTATTATCCCCTGTGGCGATAAAGAGATTGCCTGCACCATCGAACACCATTGATCCTGCGGAATGACAACACTGTTCGCGCTGCACCGGAATCTCCAGGAGCACCTGCTCGGAAGTCATATCCAGCATATCGCCGACGAGCGTAAACCGGGAAACGTGCTGTTTCGCCACGTCGCCGGCAGGCGAATAGAAGAGATAAATCCAGCCGTTGTCGACAAAGTCCGGGTCGAGTACGATGCCGAGGAGGCCGTCTTCGTTACTCGTTACGACAGGGAGTGACGCCACAGTGGTGGTGAGCCCGGTACCTGGCGTATAGAGACGTAGCCTGCCTGCCCGCTCCACGAAGAAGACGCGTCCGTCCGGCGCTACGGCCAGGTCCATCGGGTTGTCCGTATTGGCGTCGAGGATTGCCTTTTCGAAATACCCGTCCACAGTGGCCCCGCAATCTCCCGGCGCCACCCCGGCGGCGTATCGAATGCCCTGCAGCAGATGTTCGCGATAAGCCGGCTCGTCAAAACTCCCCTCCGTGTGTCCCCCGGCAGTATACCAGGACCGCCCCCCTTCATAGTCGTGGCACCACATAATCGGATGGTCGCTTCCCATGCTGCCGCCCGAATAGGTTGTCTCGTCAATGGTGGCCAGCACATGCACCTCGCCGCGCGGGTTATGCCGGAAGTTGTACCATTCGTCTGTGCGTTGCCAGCGTTTAGGCAGCATCTCTGTCGAGGGGTGCACTGCATCGGCCACCTTCACGGTACCTGTCTGGATGGCAGGATGGCTATGGAAATAAGCTCCCACCAGACCGCCGTAGAATGGCCAATCGTATTCGGTATCCGCTGCCGAATGAACCCCGACAAAGCCTTTACCCATGCGAATGAAACGTTCGAAGGCAGCCTCCTGCTCGGTGTTCAGCACGTTGCCGGTAGTGTTGAGGAAGATGATGACCTGGTATTGCGCGAGATTGGCGTCGGTGAAAGCGCCAGCGTTTTCGGTAGCATCTACCGTGAAGCCTCCTTGTGCGGCCAAGTCGCGCACGGCAGCAATGCCATGGGGTATGGAGGAATGCCGGAAGCCTGCTGTTTTCGAAAAGATGAGCGCTTTGAACGTGGCGGGGGCAGGGACAGGGCTCAGCCCGGTAAGCAATAGAACCCCGAGCAATAACACAAAAATATTGAAAAACCCCACCGACGTATTGCGGAGGGCGTATCGCCAAAACCGCTTCGTCCTATGCATCCGCTTTCTATGAGATGGCTTACCACATCTATTGCGAAGAGGATTATACGCAAAAGTAGCAAGAAGTATTTTCAAGGAGATTATACAGCGAATGACTACGAAGCCCTTTGGCAACTTTTGCATTTAATCCCCATCTTTTTGAATAACTCCCGGCCGGAAAGCCTGCTGTGGCGAACGTGTTCCGCGTAAAAACGTATGGGTACGTTACAGACATACACCATTCCGTATATACGCATATGATCGAACGCTCCCTGCCCGATCTCTTCACCCATCTTCCCGACGATGCTCGCATTTGGATATATGCGGCGGATCGCGACCTGAATGAGCTCGAAGAAAACAGGGTCGTCGAAATCCTGCAGGAGTTCTGTGCCTCCTGGGAATCACACGGTCGTCCCGTAGCAAGTGGCGCGGCTATGGTGGAGAGCCGGTTTGCTGTCATAGCCGGCCATATTCCGGGGGAAGACATTTCCGGATGCGGTATCGATGCATCGGTTCATGCGCTTGATAAGGCCCATGCCGAACTGGGCATTGAATGGTTGCCGTCG
Protein-coding regions in this window:
- a CDS encoding carbohydrate-binding protein, yielding MQKLPKGFVVIRCIISLKILLATFAYNPLRNRCGKPSHRKRMHRTKRFWRYALRNTSVGFFNIFVLLLGVLLLTGLSPVPAPATFKALIFSKTAGFRHSSIPHGIAAVRDLAAQGGFTVDATENAGAFTDANLAQYQVIIFLNTTGNVLNTEQEAAFERFIRMGKGFVGVHSAADTEYDWPFYGGLVGAYFHSHPAIQTGTVKVADAVHPSTEMLPKRWQRTDEWYNFRHNPRGEVHVLATIDETTYSGGSMGSDHPIMWCHDYEGGRSWYTAGGHTEGSFDEPAYREHLLQGIRYAAGVAPGDCGATVDGYFEKAILDANTDNPMDLAVAPDGRVFFVERAGRLRLYTPGTGLTTTVASLPVVTSNEDGLLGIVLDPDFVDNGWIYLFYSPAGDVAKQHVSRFTLVGDMLDMTSEQVLLEIPVQREQCCHSAGSMVFDGAGNLFIATGDNTNPFESDGFAPIDERSGRAPWDAQGTSANANDLRGKILRITPQPDGSYTIPSRNLFPADGTAGRPEIYVMGLRNPFRIAFDTETNWLYWGDIGPDAGAALSNRGPEGLDEWNRARTAGNYGWPYCIGKNQAYVDYDFATETSGAPFNCSAPVNNSPNNTGRVNLPPAKPAWIWYPYGPSSTFPVLGSGGRAAMSGPVYHFDPDLDSKTKLPAYYDDTVFIFEWSRNWIREVKLDDNGDILVINPFAADIELLRPITMKAGPEGSLYLLEWGTGLGGGNDDSKLVRINYVRGARAPVAILGAEPTSGPVPLTVQFSSQDSFDPDPGDRLTFSWDLDGDGTEDTTDPNPTYTYNAAGIFTAQLTVTDATDNKATASVDIIAGNTQPAITLTNPVDGGFFDWGDQVAFAFSVNDAEDGSTADGSLGCDEMIFQPFVGHNDHSHPLDQFNACEGVMTIIDAHGGPADNLFYIVEASYTDSGVGDAGTLTARSQHILHPKRLEAEHFTTNNGVQLERTGDVLGGGQNIGYIEHGDYVSWSPVNLSNIGFVTFRVASAGPGGRIEIRTDTPDGPLIGTAHVERTGEWQLYRDVTAALTDPGGTHELFLVFKNNPGDDGLFNINWMDFHGPGIALDPGEPEGLHAMYYDTIDFTGQPTERVDAQINFNWAGDAPLANLGSDTFSVQWTGFIEAQHDEAYTFYTATGNRDGVRLWIDDMLVIDQWRNQAATEASSSPLQLEAQRDYAVRMEYFKNRGLAQAHLLWSSASTRKAVVPARVLTPASIITSIEDDELPQQPLLASIHPNPLQQHATITFSLPESERVTLEIFDMLGRRIATLLDEERAPGTHRTALTADQWASGIYLCRLTTPSGTTTQRFVLLH
- a CDS encoding dTDP-4-dehydrorhamnose 3,5-epimerase — protein: MSTAFPDWKKGEISGCEIHPLRFYEDDRGWLAEFFRCDELPEAVHPRMGYVSLTHPGVARGPHEHVAQTDLFLFFSGAFRLYLWDTRPGSPSFGYRFREEFGVARPAAILVPPGVVHAYRNVGAEDALIVNCPNRLYAGEGKCEPVDEIRYEDQPDSPFSMD
- the rfbB gene encoding dTDP-glucose 4,6-dehydratase, which translates into the protein MDPHTLRTHHKHVPRSVLVTGGAGFIGSNFLLRMAPRYPKVRFVNLDSLTYAGNLMNLAPIEKAENYFFVHGDISDRNIVRSLFKEHAFSTVVHFAAESHVDRSVQAPLSFVETNVLGTATLLEEARATWNPDEFETGRYRFHHVSTDEVYGSLGSEGLFSETTPYDPRSPYSASKAAADHFVRAWRQTYGLPVVVSNCSNNYGPRQFPEKLVPLVIVRAMKENEIPIYGKGENIRDWLFVEDHCEALETILLSGADGETYGVGGETCRTNLELVHIVLDRIDRALNRPEGTSRALVSFVKDRPGHDYRYAMDTSKVRGELGWRPRHDLLQGIDTTIAWYLENEEWLKAVLDESWRRWYNEQYVART
- a CDS encoding NTP transferase domain-containing protein is translated as MKGVLLAGGLGSRLYPLTRITNKHLLPVGRYPMIFHPLVRMRRAGIREVAVVTSPEHMGDVVNLLGSGRDLGLDLTFRVQDEPGGIAQALALCASFTAGDPLLVILGDNILGEDIGDQVTAFRQQLATEGSGARVLLKEVPDPERYGVPRFEGDRIVEIIEKPSTPPSNYCVTGLYFYDAGVFDIIAGLSPSARGEYEISDVSNAYIREGRLSWGVLKSWWGDAGTMDGWHEANALARDLVYEELLSLNTQ
- a CDS encoding glucose 1-dehydrogenase; amino-acid sequence: MDLELGNKVAIVTGSSRGIGKYIAKRLAAEGCRLTICARGGERLRETAEEIEKGGASVLALEADLSEKDAPQKIVDRTVERFGQVDILVSNVGGNRRKPFEDTTDDDWETVLDLNLRAHVRSGRAVAPHMKAAGGGAILFVASIFGREAGGAGLSIYNATKSALISTAKIMALELAPAGIRVNSIAPGSIRFPGGSWDRRVREQPEQMKAFVAQNLPVGRFGKAEEVADVAAFLVSERASLVTGVCLNVDGGQSRSLI
- the polA gene encoding DNA polymerase I: MAQEDKANAPKKDSPLYLLDAMALAYRAHFAFISRPLINSRGQNTSAAYGFTNTLLKLIEDHGITHMAVVFDVVGPGAGTFRDELFEEYKANRSPIPEDLAEALPCIKDIVEAAGVAVLEVPGVEADDVIGTLAHQAAKEGTDVVIVSPDKDFQQLLGERVSMFRPARRGEAFEPVTVDTFQEKYGLPPIRFIDLLALMGDASDNVPGVQGIGEKTAGTLIREYGSLEELLEHAAEVKGKRAREGLLAHREDALLSKQLVTIKTDVALDVTPAQLVRSHPNREALLSLFNDLQFNTLFRKVKAGAFAQIGEEPMQTGEEQQAVAPVAETPGEEPPRPAFFSGEPADSTDLVSYDPQTVTYRLISDREALQAVVEALQAADRFAFDTETTSVDPMWASLVGISFAQEAGKACYIPTPLPDGTPTADILAVLEPVLRGNALKIGQNVKYDVITLERHGIRTKGPFFDTMVAHYLLSPEEPHGLDSLALKFLHYKTIPIEDLIGTGKNQLSMRDVSPDKICPYACEDADITLRLADTLAAGLKEDDLLEIAERIEFPLLRVLADMEITGIRVDPDMLAALSEEMGAHIRDLEEKVYREADETFNIGSTQQLGRILFGKLDLPIVARTSTGAPSTKEDVLETLAARHPLPALILEWRKFSKLKSTYVDSLGKLIHPDTGRIHTNYNQTVAATGRLSSAGPNLQNIPIRTDKGREIRKAFVAQKGWKLLSSDYVQIELRILASMSGDKALSEAFRQKKDIHRAVAAMIYNVSPEEVHEDQRRKAKEVNYGIPYGISAWGLAQRLRCQVGEAQELIDSYLKTYPAVTAHINRVVEEARERGYVRTILGRRRFVPNINSRNRTQRSFSERVAVNMPIQGSQADMIKIAMVHIARRLKQEGLAARMLLQVHDELVLEMPPEEIDTVQAIVRQEMESALSLDVPIEVHMDTGDNWLDAH